The following coding sequences lie in one Mucilaginibacter sp. KACC 22773 genomic window:
- a CDS encoding nucleotidyltransferase has translation MDVFDEEIVNFWKALQDYHVQYILIGGYAINFHGYQRFTGDLDIWINDNLENRQALRKAFIACNMGDYPIIETMQFVPGWTEFHLNNSLRLDILTEMKGLEQYSFEECLQMASVADIENVKIPFLHINQLIINKKRVNRPKDQSDVLALEQIRNLRDDI, from the coding sequence GTGGATGTATTTGATGAGGAAATTGTTAATTTCTGGAAAGCCCTGCAAGATTACCATGTGCAATATATTCTGATAGGTGGCTACGCTATAAATTTCCATGGTTATCAGCGTTTCACAGGTGACCTGGATATTTGGATTAACGACAATTTAGAAAACAGGCAAGCCTTACGTAAAGCTTTCATAGCCTGTAATATGGGTGATTATCCAATAATAGAAACCATGCAATTTGTGCCTGGCTGGACTGAATTTCACCTAAACAACAGTCTCCGGCTTGATATACTCACCGAAATGAAGGGCCTGGAGCAATACAGCTTTGAGGAATGTCTGCAAATGGCTTCTGTGGCCGATATTGAAAATGTAAAAATACCATTCCTGCATATCAATCAACTGATAATCAACAAAAAACGGGTTAACAGGCCGAAAGATCAAAGCGATGTTTTGGCGCTTGAACAGATACGTAATTTAAGGGATGATATCTAA
- a CDS encoding alpha-L-arabinofuranosidase C-terminal domain-containing protein encodes MIRKAFFTFCGAGMLLSAQAQTPRVYTIQADKIKTPIQKTMYGIFFEDINQAADGGVYAELIKNRSFEFNMPMMAWDDHKKDGGDGRIEVINRATERPENPHFIKAYVTSETGSFGLENEGFRGGTGIKEGETYSFSVMARQNGDSNVKLNIELHGDNDAIIGKADLSAPDKEWNRYSVKFTASATAKKAKVYVWLTGKGVIDLDMISLFPEHTWKNRPGGLRADLVQKLADIKPGFLRFPGGCIVEGRELNTRYQWKKSIGDIDKRTNIINRWNTEFAHRPAPDYYQTFGLGFMEYFMTAEDIGASPLPILNCGMACEFNTSEMVPLDQLDPYLQDALDLIEFANGDVNTKWGKLRTDLGHPAPFNLKLIGVGNEQWGPQYIDRWKIFTKAIKEKYPDVKIVSALGPFPKGPEFDLLNKTFRSLGADILDEHYYASPKWFRDNARRYDNYDRKGPKIFAGEYAAQSVQTGSPLNKNTWECALAEAAFMTGLERNADVVNMASYAPLFAHVDGWQWTPDLIWFDNLKSYGTPNYYVQQLFSLNKGTDVVPLMLGNESVAGQDGCYATASLDKNTNELIIKFVNTAATAQNVSFKINGGSYQKKATVITLHSEKGSDENSLDNPTAISPVQSTMAVSGKLVNVSVEANTFKIIRLKNK; translated from the coding sequence ATGATCAGGAAAGCTTTTTTTACTTTTTGCGGTGCAGGCATGCTTTTATCTGCACAAGCGCAAACGCCACGGGTTTATACCATACAAGCCGATAAAATTAAAACGCCCATACAAAAAACCATGTACGGTATCTTTTTTGAAGATATTAACCAGGCTGCTGATGGCGGTGTTTATGCCGAATTAATAAAAAACCGGTCGTTTGAGTTTAACATGCCGATGATGGCCTGGGACGATCATAAAAAAGACGGCGGCGATGGCCGGATAGAAGTAATTAACCGCGCGACAGAAAGGCCGGAAAACCCGCACTTTATAAAGGCTTATGTAACATCAGAAACCGGATCATTCGGTTTGGAAAATGAAGGCTTCCGCGGTGGAACCGGTATTAAGGAAGGCGAAACATACAGCTTTTCGGTAATGGCAAGGCAAAATGGCGACAGTAACGTAAAACTGAATATAGAACTGCATGGCGATAATGACGCCATTATTGGCAAAGCCGATTTGAGTGCGCCTGATAAGGAGTGGAACCGTTACAGCGTAAAATTTACGGCATCGGCCACAGCTAAAAAAGCAAAGGTTTATGTTTGGCTAACAGGCAAAGGTGTTATCGACCTGGATATGATTTCCCTGTTTCCTGAACATACCTGGAAAAACAGGCCCGGAGGCTTACGCGCCGACCTGGTGCAAAAACTGGCCGATATTAAACCTGGCTTCCTGCGCTTCCCGGGCGGATGTATTGTAGAAGGCCGCGAACTAAATACCCGCTACCAATGGAAAAAAAGTATTGGCGATATTGATAAACGTACCAACATTATTAACCGCTGGAACACCGAGTTTGCGCATCGTCCGGCACCTGATTATTACCAAACATTTGGCCTGGGCTTTATGGAGTATTTCATGACGGCCGAAGATATTGGCGCATCGCCGCTGCCTATTCTGAATTGTGGTATGGCCTGCGAGTTTAACACATCCGAAATGGTTCCGCTTGATCAGCTTGATCCTTATTTGCAGGATGCACTTGACCTGATTGAATTTGCCAATGGCGATGTAAATACCAAATGGGGCAAACTGCGTACCGATCTTGGTCACCCTGCACCTTTTAACCTGAAATTGATTGGTGTGGGCAATGAGCAATGGGGCCCGCAATATATTGACAGGTGGAAAATATTTACCAAAGCCATTAAAGAAAAATATCCCGATGTAAAAATTGTATCGGCCTTAGGCCCGTTCCCTAAAGGGCCGGAGTTTGATCTATTGAACAAAACTTTCCGCAGCCTGGGTGCCGACATATTGGACGAGCATTATTACGCATCGCCAAAATGGTTTAGGGACAATGCACGCCGTTATGATAATTATGACCGCAAAGGGCCAAAAATATTTGCCGGCGAATATGCCGCACAAAGTGTACAAACCGGTAGCCCCCTAAACAAAAACACCTGGGAATGCGCCCTTGCCGAAGCAGCCTTTATGACCGGCCTTGAGCGTAACGCCGATGTTGTTAACATGGCATCATACGCGCCGCTTTTTGCCCATGTAGACGGCTGGCAATGGACCCCCGATTTGATCTGGTTTGATAACCTGAAAAGCTACGGTACGCCAAACTACTACGTACAGCAGTTATTCTCGCTTAACAAAGGCACCGACGTAGTGCCCCTGATGCTGGGCAATGAGTCGGTTGCCGGGCAGGATGGCTGTTATGCCACCGCCAGTTTGGATAAAAACACCAATGAGCTGATCATCAAATTTGTAAATACTGCCGCTACTGCCCAAAACGTAAGCTTTAAAATAAACGGCGGAAGCTACCAGAAAAAAGCTACCGTAATAACACTGCATAGCGAAAAAGGCAGCGACGAAAACTCGTTGGATAACCCAACAGCAATAAGCCCGGTACAAAGCACCATGGCGGTAAGCGGTAAATTGGTAAATGTTAGCGTAGAGGCTAATACGTTTAAGATAATCAGGCTGAAGAATAAGTAA
- a CDS encoding type II toxin-antitoxin system YafQ family toxin, which yields MFEIVTSTKFLKDLKLLKKRSVKDLQLLQQVITTLAEKGHSGLSKKHNAHKLSGDYKGYWECHVKPDLLLIWDENEQIMLLELVRTGTHSDLF from the coding sequence ATGTTTGAAATAGTTACTTCCACAAAATTCTTAAAAGATCTAAAACTGCTTAAAAAACGATCCGTTAAAGATTTACAATTATTGCAACAGGTTATTACTACGCTTGCTGAAAAAGGGCATAGCGGACTGTCAAAAAAACACAATGCCCATAAACTCAGCGGCGACTATAAGGGTTATTGGGAATGTCACGTAAAACCAGATCTGCTACTTATTTGGGATGAAAATGAACAAATAATGCTTCTTGAGTTGGTGCGCACAGGCACGCATTCCGATCTTTTTTAA
- a CDS encoding alpha-L-arabinofuranosidase C-terminal domain-containing protein, whose product MIKKLCFITCICLAFQQWVNAQSVNQKEAVVDVTIDAGHKGPVISKLVYGQFIELLFNYFEGGLWAEMLGDRKFFYPVSSNEKLIPGNSRNYLGRWKPLGPDAFVKMDSANAYTGEHSVKVVMDNKSTHGIQQGGLTFLKNKAYAGYIIVKAKKGTIINIDVIADDNLGNLNIALPVIDNGFHKYSFKFRATAGNATFKVWAKGNGSFNVGAVSLMPADNIQGFRADILHHLKEMNLGIIRWGGNASSGYDWRNGIGDRDKRAPKYDYAWSAMESNDVGTDEYMTLCKLLNVVPYIGVNAGFGEAYSAAQWVQYVNGSVSTPMGKLRAKNGHPQPYNVKWWGIGNEMYGEWQLGHMPIKYYVIKHEVFAREMKKQDPSIILLASGASPFEMGATSVYVSHPEVAHVPYSYGSEQDWSGNLLARDARYMNFIAEHLYPISDSAYNEKTQRFDHVNDSLPQRIRRLPNRIKGAAEAFEQYVNTIPEVKSRNILMAMDEWRMKDGWGLEDALATAEGFNEIARHTDIIKMSAYTSTSAPLGLLYNATASAMQPNGLVIKLYTHHFGSIPVLVSGNANQPQVAGTTGADRPAVSSGSSTYPLDVMAALTNDGKKITIAVVNPTRQTQTLQILYKNISIAADGQKWTIAGTDLKAINVPGAKPTIGIVPSAVKNAGESLSTEPLSVTLFELNIKQ is encoded by the coding sequence GTGATAAAAAAACTTTGCTTTATAACTTGCATATGCCTCGCGTTTCAGCAATGGGTTAATGCGCAATCCGTAAATCAAAAGGAAGCTGTTGTTGATGTTACCATTGATGCGGGCCATAAAGGGCCGGTAATATCAAAACTGGTATACGGGCAGTTTATTGAATTGCTGTTTAATTATTTTGAAGGCGGCCTGTGGGCCGAAATGCTGGGCGACAGGAAATTTTTTTACCCGGTAAGCTCAAATGAAAAATTAATCCCCGGCAACTCCCGTAATTATTTAGGTCGATGGAAACCGCTTGGCCCCGATGCATTTGTAAAAATGGATAGCGCGAACGCCTATACCGGCGAGCATTCGGTTAAGGTTGTTATGGACAATAAATCAACGCATGGTATACAGCAAGGCGGGCTCACCTTTTTAAAGAATAAGGCATATGCCGGTTACATAATTGTTAAAGCCAAAAAAGGTACAATAATTAACATTGATGTTATTGCTGATGATAACTTAGGTAACCTGAACATTGCCCTCCCGGTGATAGATAACGGGTTTCATAAATACTCCTTTAAGTTTAGGGCTACTGCAGGCAACGCCACTTTTAAGGTATGGGCAAAAGGCAATGGTTCCTTTAATGTTGGTGCGGTTTCTTTAATGCCTGCTGATAATATACAAGGCTTCAGGGCCGATATTTTACATCATTTAAAGGAGATGAATTTGGGTATCATCCGCTGGGGCGGTAATGCTTCATCCGGTTATGATTGGCGCAATGGTATTGGCGACAGGGACAAGCGAGCCCCCAAATATGATTACGCCTGGAGCGCCATGGAGTCAAATGATGTGGGCACAGATGAGTATATGACCCTTTGCAAGTTACTGAATGTGGTGCCCTACATAGGGGTAAATGCCGGTTTTGGCGAGGCATATTCAGCTGCTCAATGGGTACAATATGTTAATGGATCTGTATCAACACCAATGGGTAAACTAAGGGCTAAAAACGGGCATCCGCAACCTTATAATGTAAAATGGTGGGGTATAGGTAACGAGATGTATGGCGAGTGGCAACTGGGCCACATGCCTATAAAATACTACGTGATTAAACACGAGGTTTTTGCCCGGGAAATGAAAAAGCAAGATCCATCAATAATCCTGTTGGCATCCGGTGCATCGCCATTTGAAATGGGCGCGACATCGGTATACGTTAGCCACCCCGAAGTTGCACATGTGCCATATAGCTACGGCTCGGAACAGGATTGGTCGGGCAATTTGCTGGCCCGCGATGCCCGGTACATGAATTTTATAGCCGAACATTTATACCCCATATCCGATTCGGCCTACAACGAAAAAACGCAGCGGTTTGATCATGTGAACGATTCATTGCCGCAACGCATCAGGCGCCTGCCCAACCGCATCAAAGGCGCGGCCGAAGCTTTTGAACAATACGTGAATACCATTCCCGAAGTAAAAAGCCGGAACATCCTGATGGCGATGGACGAATGGCGTATGAAAGATGGCTGGGGATTGGAAGACGCCCTGGCAACCGCCGAAGGGTTTAATGAGATAGCCCGGCACACCGATATTATCAAAATGTCGGCCTATACATCAACAAGCGCGCCGCTGGGTTTGCTTTACAACGCAACTGCAAGCGCTATGCAGCCCAACGGCCTCGTTATTAAACTATATACCCATCATTTTGGCAGTATCCCGGTATTGGTAAGCGGCAACGCCAATCAGCCCCAGGTTGCCGGTACCACCGGTGCCGACAGGCCGGCTGTATCATCAGGTAGCAGCACTTATCCATTAGATGTAATGGCCGCGCTTACAAACGATGGTAAAAAAATAACCATCGCGGTGGTTAACCCAACAAGGCAAACACAAACACTGCAAATACTATATAAAAATATAAGTATTGCTGCAGATGGGCAAAAATGGACTATAGCAGGTACTGATTTAAAAGCCATCAATGTGCCGGGAGCTAAACCAACTATCGGCATTGTGCCATCGGCAGTTAAAAATGCCGGCGAGTCGCTCAGCACCGAGCCGTTAAGCGTAACACTATTTGAACTGAACATTAAACAATAA
- a CDS encoding glycoside hydrolase family 43 protein gives MKTSKYLLALTTILGCLTSVQAQTVKSDSVIHTDGNPIIRHEFTADPAAMLYKGKVYLYTGHDEAPTNHNGYVMHNWTCFSSSDMVTWTEHPSPMNVKDFTWARDDAWASQVIERNGKFYWYVAVEHATIHGKAIGVGVSDSPTGPFKDARGTALVTNDMTKAVKHSWDDIDPSVIIGKNGQAYLFWGNGICYYAKLKPNMTELDGEIKTITLPHYTEAPWIHERNGWYYLSYAYEFPEKIAYAMSRNINGPWVYKGIINEIAGNSNTNHQAIINFKGKDYFIYHNGALVPDAGSFHRSVCIDYLYYNKDGTIKRVVMTSEGVSKVK, from the coding sequence ATGAAAACATCAAAATATCTACTTGCATTGACAACCATTTTGGGCTGCCTTACCTCGGTACAAGCCCAAACGGTAAAATCGGATTCTGTTATCCATACCGATGGCAACCCAATCATCCGTCACGAATTTACGGCAGATCCGGCTGCGATGTTATATAAAGGCAAAGTATACCTGTATACCGGCCATGACGAAGCGCCAACCAACCACAACGGTTACGTAATGCATAATTGGACGTGCTTCTCGTCGTCGGATATGGTCACCTGGACGGAGCATCCTTCGCCAATGAATGTAAAGGATTTTACCTGGGCGCGTGATGATGCCTGGGCATCGCAGGTAATTGAGCGCAATGGCAAATTTTATTGGTATGTAGCTGTTGAGCACGCCACCATACACGGCAAAGCCATTGGTGTAGGCGTTAGCGACAGCCCAACCGGCCCCTTTAAAGACGCCCGCGGAACGGCCCTGGTTACCAACGATATGACCAAAGCCGTTAAACACTCCTGGGACGACATCGACCCATCGGTTATTATTGGTAAAAACGGGCAGGCCTACCTGTTTTGGGGCAACGGCATTTGCTATTATGCCAAGCTAAAACCCAACATGACCGAACTTGACGGAGAAATTAAAACCATTACCCTGCCGCATTATACCGAAGCGCCATGGATTCATGAACGTAATGGATGGTATTATCTTTCATACGCCTATGAGTTTCCCGAGAAAATAGCCTACGCCATGAGCCGCAATATCAATGGCCCCTGGGTTTATAAAGGCATCATCAACGAAATTGCCGGCAACTCCAACACCAATCACCAGGCTATCATCAACTTTAAAGGCAAAGATTATTTTATATACCATAACGGCGCCCTGGTGCCCGATGCCGGCAGCTTCCATCGCTCGGTATGTATCGATTATTTGTACTATAATAAAGATGGTACAATAAAAAGAGTGGTGATGACAAGCGAGGGGGTGAGTAAGGTTAAATAG
- a CDS encoding PIG-L family deacetylase has protein sequence MKRTSFVIALLFLYSCVTAQTSPPTDIGTIQQNLKKLNTLGSVLYVAAHPDDENTRLLAYLAQEKHYRTGYLSVTRGDGGQNLIGNEQSELLGLIRTQELLAARKVDGAEQFFTRANDFGFSKGPEETLKIWDKEKVLGDVVWVIRKFRPDVIICRFPTTGEGGHGHHTSSAILAQEAFSAAADPARYPEQLKYVKPWQAKRLMWNTFNFGSTNTTAADQFKIDVGVYNTTLGKSYGEIAAESRSNHKTQGFGSAKQRGESFEYFKTILGDAPQTDLMDGVETGWKRVKDGADIGESIKVIRRNFDVEAPEKSVTPLVALLGKVEKISDVYWRTQKTKELGDLIATCAGLWFEAYATEATYAVGDKIQIRSAVVDRYNDKVKINKIGVGNDVLDLGPKVIPANQQQSFESSTIADKITQPYWLASDHKIGTYNIPDDAMPGNPENPDLLKVSFQFIIEGKPINFERRLVYKYVDPVRGEVYQPLEITPPVTANIDGKDYIFNSQKPQSIQVKLKSFTVASGNVSIKPVDGWKISPEKIEFRDKNKNDEWTVSFTVAPADNKPKTADLQVIVMANGKPYSLSLRRIRYDHVPAITLFPAAEAKLVNLDLKTAGKKLGYIAGAGDLMPEALRQVGYDVHMLSENEIMNGDLSTYDAIITGVRAYNVNERLAFEQPKLMEYVKNGGNLVVQYNNNSGLVTKQIGPYPFTVVNRRVTDEDAIVTVLDQPNPVLNYPNKITQDDFKGWIQERGLYFVSDVDPKYKSILQMNDKGESPLNGSLIVGDYGKGRFVYTSLAFFRELPAGVPGAYRLFVNLLSKPGGE, from the coding sequence ATGAAGCGTACCTCCTTTGTTATAGCCTTATTATTCCTTTATAGCTGTGTAACCGCCCAAACTTCGCCACCAACGGATATCGGCACTATTCAGCAAAACCTTAAAAAGCTAAATACCCTGGGCAGCGTATTGTACGTGGCCGCCCACCCCGATGACGAAAATACCCGCCTGCTGGCCTACCTGGCGCAGGAAAAGCATTACCGCACGGGATATTTATCGGTCACGCGCGGTGATGGAGGACAAAACTTAATAGGTAACGAGCAAAGCGAGTTGCTGGGGCTTATACGCACGCAGGAACTGCTGGCCGCCAGAAAGGTGGATGGTGCCGAGCAATTCTTCACCCGTGCCAACGACTTTGGTTTTTCCAAAGGGCCCGAAGAAACTTTGAAAATTTGGGACAAAGAAAAAGTTTTGGGCGATGTGGTTTGGGTTATCCGCAAGTTTAGGCCCGATGTTATCATTTGCCGTTTCCCTACTACGGGCGAAGGTGGCCACGGGCATCATACCTCATCGGCTATATTGGCCCAGGAGGCTTTTAGCGCCGCTGCCGACCCAGCCAGGTATCCCGAACAATTAAAATATGTAAAACCATGGCAGGCCAAACGCCTGATGTGGAACACCTTCAACTTTGGCAGTACCAATACCACCGCCGCCGACCAGTTTAAGATTGATGTAGGCGTATACAACACTACCCTTGGCAAAAGCTATGGCGAAATAGCTGCCGAGAGCCGCAGCAACCATAAAACCCAGGGCTTTGGCTCGGCTAAGCAAAGGGGCGAGTCGTTTGAATATTTTAAAACCATTTTGGGAGATGCCCCGCAAACCGACCTGATGGATGGGGTAGAAACCGGCTGGAAACGTGTTAAAGACGGCGCGGATATTGGCGAATCGATAAAAGTGATCAGGCGGAATTTTGATGTGGAAGCACCCGAAAAATCGGTAACACCATTGGTGGCATTGCTGGGTAAGGTTGAAAAGATATCAGACGTATACTGGCGCACCCAAAAGACAAAAGAACTGGGCGATTTAATAGCTACCTGCGCAGGCTTGTGGTTTGAGGCTTATGCCACCGAGGCCACTTATGCGGTAGGGGATAAGATCCAGATCAGATCGGCAGTAGTAGACAGGTATAATGATAAGGTGAAGATCAATAAAATAGGCGTTGGCAACGATGTTTTGGACCTGGGGCCAAAAGTTATCCCTGCCAACCAGCAGCAAAGTTTTGAAAGTTCAACTATAGCCGATAAAATAACACAGCCTTATTGGTTAGCGTCAGATCATAAGATAGGCACCTACAATATCCCTGATGATGCAATGCCCGGCAACCCCGAAAATCCGGATCTGCTTAAAGTAAGCTTTCAGTTTATAATAGAAGGGAAACCGATAAACTTTGAACGCCGCCTGGTATACAAATATGTTGACCCGGTACGTGGTGAAGTTTATCAGCCATTAGAAATTACACCGCCGGTTACCGCTAATATCGACGGGAAAGATTACATTTTTAACAGCCAGAAACCGCAAAGCATCCAGGTTAAACTCAAAAGCTTCACTGTAGCCAGCGGTAACGTGAGCATAAAACCTGTAGATGGCTGGAAAATAAGCCCGGAAAAAATTGAGTTCCGTGATAAAAATAAAAACGATGAGTGGACGGTTTCTTTTACTGTAGCGCCCGCCGATAATAAGCCAAAAACTGCCGACTTGCAGGTTATTGTGATGGCAAACGGCAAGCCGTATTCACTATCGTTACGCAGGATAAGGTACGATCATGTGCCTGCTATTACCCTGTTCCCTGCGGCCGAAGCCAAGCTGGTAAACCTGGACCTGAAAACTGCAGGCAAAAAATTAGGCTACATTGCCGGTGCAGGCGATTTGATGCCCGAGGCCCTGCGCCAGGTTGGTTATGATGTGCACATGCTATCAGAAAACGAGATCATGAACGGCGATTTATCAACCTATGATGCCATTATTACCGGGGTACGTGCTTACAACGTAAACGAGCGCCTTGCTTTTGAGCAGCCCAAGCTAATGGAATATGTAAAAAATGGTGGCAACCTGGTAGTACAATACAACAATAACTCAGGACTGGTTACCAAACAAATTGGTCCGTATCCTTTTACCGTAGTTAACAGGAGGGTTACAGATGAGGATGCGATTGTAACCGTTTTAGATCAGCCCAACCCCGTACTCAACTACCCCAACAAAATTACCCAGGATGATTTTAAAGGCTGGATTCAGGAACGCGGCCTATACTTTGTAAGCGACGTGGACCCCAAATACAAATCCATTTTGCAGATGAATGATAAAGGAGAATCGCCCCTTAACGGATCGCTCATAGTTGGCGACTATGGCAAGGGCAGGTTTGTTTATACTTCGCTTGCCTTTTTCAGGGAACTGCCCGCCGGAGTACCGGGGGCGTATCGTTTGTTTGTGAATCTATTGAGTAAACCCGGTGGTGAGTAG
- a CDS encoding family 43 glycosylhydrolase — MKKLTIAILLMTSCIVAHAQELKTGISVHDPVIMKQDSAYYIFCTGMGISMWSSADKLHWKREQPVFASAPQWAVDAIPGFKGHIWAPDISYYNGLYYLFYSVSAFGKNTSAIGVATNTTLHPNDAAYKWVDHGKVIQSVPGKTNWNSIDPNLITDKHGTPYLVFGSFWDGLKLVKLNNDRLSVAENIDNIPTIATRRKAVNENLPAVDGNPVDAGGNAIEGPFIYRHDKYFYLFASIDYCCKGPKSTYKMIIGRSKTLKGPYLDKAGLAMNKGGGSILLEGDSNWYGVGHNGVAHFDDDDYIIYHGYDAADRGISKLQLRKLNWVNGWPVIGGR; from the coding sequence TTGAAAAAACTAACCATAGCCATCCTTTTGATGACCTCCTGCATCGTCGCCCATGCGCAGGAGTTAAAAACTGGTATATCGGTGCATGATCCGGTGATCATGAAGCAGGATAGCGCGTATTACATTTTTTGCACCGGCATGGGTATATCCATGTGGTCGTCGGCAGATAAGTTGCATTGGAAGCGTGAACAGCCTGTGTTTGCAAGCGCGCCACAATGGGCTGTTGATGCTATTCCCGGTTTTAAAGGGCATATCTGGGCACCCGATATTTCGTATTATAACGGCCTTTACTACCTGTTTTATTCGGTATCGGCATTTGGTAAAAATACCTCGGCTATCGGCGTGGCTACCAATACTACTTTACATCCTAATGATGCGGCTTATAAATGGGTTGATCATGGTAAAGTGATCCAATCTGTCCCCGGTAAAACCAATTGGAATTCTATCGACCCTAATTTAATTACGGATAAACATGGCACGCCATACCTTGTATTCGGCTCGTTTTGGGATGGGTTGAAATTGGTTAAGCTTAATAACGACAGGTTAAGCGTTGCCGAAAATATAGATAATATCCCAACCATCGCAACGCGCAGAAAAGCAGTTAACGAAAATCTGCCCGCTGTGGATGGCAACCCGGTTGATGCCGGTGGTAACGCCATTGAAGGCCCGTTTATTTACAGGCACGATAAATACTTTTACCTTTTTGCATCGATAGACTACTGCTGCAAAGGACCTAAGAGTACTTATAAAATGATCATTGGCCGTTCCAAAACATTAAAAGGGCCTTACCTTGATAAAGCCGGCCTGGCCATGAACAAAGGCGGCGGCAGCATTTTATTGGAAGGCGATAGTAACTGGTATGGCGTAGGGCACAATGGCGTTGCCCACTTTGATGACGACGATTACATCATTTATCATGGCTACGATGCAGCAGACCGGGGCATATCCAAACTGCAATTAAGAAAATTGAACTGGGTTAATGGATGGCCGGTGATAGGGGGACGGTAA
- a CDS encoding arabinan endo-1,5-alpha-L-arabinosidase has product MMKKAKYLLAITGLATVMISCSKKDTPTPTKTDTTTTPVTPAAFDINSITDTYADISAFTYYPKWTVYNVHDPSIKKFGDYYYCYSTDVGFGIDVRSGLQIRRSKDLVQWEFVGWVFSTLPGQGSAYITGKGGTPFNSLWAPYVMKVGSEYRLYYSLSSAVARLSVIGMATATSPEGPWTEKGVVVTSANDASIQTNAIDPTVVTTTAGEQYMYYGSAWDGIYILKLDASTGLAASPGDKGKRIANRGFTGGKYNGNIEGAEVIYNPDLKKYFLFISYDWLQTKYNVRVGRGDSPTGPFYDYNGQDINTNVDHGPMILAPYQFNGHGGWQGTGHCAVFDDGSGQYFMAHQGRPGVNSYFMDLHVRKISWTPDGWPVVSPERYANVAQTAIANADVVGTYEKITLGYHIVPGYGTEQTNPDFQVATTFKLDAAGTIDGSATDTWTYASPYITLKYAAGATYKLKVERERDWENKVASTLIFTGLDNIGTAVWGKKR; this is encoded by the coding sequence ATGATGAAGAAAGCAAAATACCTATTGGCGATAACAGGGCTGGCAACAGTAATGATATCCTGCTCAAAAAAGGACACGCCTACGCCAACCAAAACGGATACAACTACAACACCGGTAACGCCGGCAGCTTTCGATATTAATTCGATTACGGATACTTATGCCGATATCTCGGCTTTTACTTATTACCCAAAATGGACGGTATACAATGTACACGATCCATCCATCAAAAAATTTGGCGATTACTATTATTGCTACAGTACCGATGTTGGTTTTGGGATCGATGTCCGTTCGGGTTTGCAAATCCGCCGGTCTAAGGATTTGGTGCAATGGGAATTTGTAGGCTGGGTGTTTTCAACATTACCAGGGCAGGGCTCGGCATATATCACAGGCAAAGGAGGTACCCCGTTCAACTCGCTATGGGCACCCTATGTAATGAAGGTAGGATCAGAATACCGGCTGTATTACTCCCTGTCATCGGCCGTAGCGCGGTTAAGCGTTATCGGTATGGCAACCGCCACATCGCCCGAAGGACCGTGGACAGAGAAGGGGGTAGTGGTAACATCGGCCAATGATGCATCCATCCAAACCAACGCTATCGATCCAACGGTGGTAACTACAACTGCAGGCGAGCAGTATATGTATTACGGTTCGGCATGGGATGGTATCTATATTTTAAAGCTGGATGCTTCAACCGGCCTTGCGGCATCACCCGGCGATAAAGGCAAACGGATTGCCAACCGCGGTTTTACAGGCGGCAAATACAATGGCAACATTGAAGGTGCCGAGGTGATTTATAATCCCGACCTGAAAAAATATTTCCTGTTTATCAGCTACGATTGGCTGCAAACCAAATACAACGTTAGGGTAGGCAGGGGCGATAGCCCAACCGGTCCGTTTTATGATTATAACGGGCAGGATATCAATACCAATGTTGATCATGGGCCGATGATTTTAGCACCATACCAGTTTAACGGCCATGGCGGCTGGCAGGGAACCGGGCATTGCGCGGTATTTGATGATGGCAGCGGGCAATATTTTATGGCACACCAGGGCAGGCCGGGCGTTAACTCCTATTTCATGGACCTTCATGTTCGCAAAATATCATGGACACCTGATGGCTGGCCGGTGGTTTCGCCGGAGCGTTATGCCAATGTTGCCCAAACAGCTATTGCTAATGCCGATGTCGTGGGTACTTACGAGAAGATAACTTTAGGTTACCATATTGTACCTGGCTACGGAACCGAGCAAACCAATCCCGATTTCCAGGTAGCTACTACATTTAAACTGGATGCTGCCGGTACCATAGATGGCAGCGCCACCGATACCTGGACTTATGCATCGCCATACATCACCCTAAAATACGCTGCCGGCGCCACCTACAAATTAAAAGTTGAACGCGAACGCGACTGGGAAAACAAAGTAGCATCAACCTTAATATTTACCGGGCTGGATAATATAGGCACGGCTGTTTGGGGGAAGAAGCGGTAA